The following coding sequences lie in one Niabella agricola genomic window:
- the dusB gene encoding tRNA dihydrouridine synthase DusB: protein MVNIGNISLPDFPLLLAPMEDVSDPPFRAVCKDNGADLMYTEFISSEGLIRDAIKSRRKLDIFDYERPIGIQIFGGDEDSLSLAAKIVDVTQPDLLDINFGCPVKKVALKGAGAGVLKDIDLMVRLTEAVVKSTSLPVTVKTRLGWDDSMLNIEEVAERLQDVGIKALAIHGRTRCQMYKGEADWTLIGKVKNNPRIHIPIFGNGDIDSPQKALEYRNRYGVDGIMIGRAAIGYPWIFREIKHYVQTGAVLAPPTVEERVNVVRKHLQKSVEWKGPIVGINEMRRHYANYLKGLPNIKEYRSKLVRLAEESAIREVLDEIIEKYSGLEMQATPIELINYHEKCPVN, encoded by the coding sequence ATGGTAAACATAGGAAACATATCGCTGCCGGATTTCCCGCTTTTACTCGCTCCCATGGAGGATGTCAGCGATCCGCCTTTTCGCGCTGTATGCAAGGATAACGGTGCCGACCTGATGTATACCGAGTTCATCAGCAGCGAGGGTCTGATCCGCGACGCGATCAAAAGCCGCCGGAAACTGGATATTTTTGATTATGAACGACCGATCGGCATCCAGATCTTTGGAGGCGATGAAGACAGTCTGTCTCTGGCTGCAAAAATCGTAGATGTTACCCAACCAGACCTGCTGGACATCAATTTTGGCTGCCCTGTAAAAAAAGTGGCGCTGAAAGGAGCCGGAGCGGGTGTACTGAAAGATATCGATCTGATGGTTCGTCTTACCGAAGCCGTGGTAAAATCCACTTCCCTGCCGGTAACCGTAAAAACCAGGCTTGGCTGGGACGACAGCATGCTGAACATTGAGGAAGTGGCAGAACGCCTGCAGGATGTGGGCATTAAAGCACTGGCCATTCATGGCCGCACCCGCTGCCAGATGTACAAAGGTGAGGCCGACTGGACATTGATCGGTAAAGTAAAAAACAATCCCCGGATCCATATTCCCATTTTTGGGAACGGCGATATCGATAGTCCGCAAAAAGCACTGGAGTATCGGAACCGCTACGGCGTGGATGGCATTATGATCGGGCGCGCCGCCATTGGTTATCCCTGGATCTTCCGGGAAATAAAGCATTATGTTCAAACAGGCGCTGTGCTGGCGCCCCCTACTGTGGAAGAACGGGTAAACGTGGTGCGCAAACACCTGCAAAAAAGTGTAGAATGGAAGGGCCCGATCGTTGGTATCAATGAAATGCGCCGCCATTATGCCAACTACCTGAAAGGCTTGCCCAATATAAAAGAATACCGGAGCAAACTGGTGCGCCTCGCAGAAGAATCCGCCATTCGGGAAGTGCTGGATGAAATCATTGAAAAATATTCTGGTCTTGAAATGCAAGCCACACCCATTGAGCTGATCAACTACCACGAAAAATGCCCGGTGAATTAA
- a CDS encoding Uma2 family endonuclease — MDPEDNKVEEPPVPYGVITSMDQLDISRRYSYADYFRWEFQERVELLRGRIHKMSPAPGMKHQSTSLKLTLKIGNYFEEKPCNVFAALFDVRLPDSKKQKGMSSFLQ, encoded by the coding sequence ATGGATCCGGAAGATAATAAAGTAGAAGAGCCCCCTGTGCCTTATGGCGTCATTACCTCCATGGATCAGCTGGATATATCGAGGCGCTATTCTTATGCCGATTATTTCCGGTGGGAATTCCAGGAACGGGTGGAACTTTTAAGAGGCCGGATCCATAAAATGAGCCCGGCACCGGGTATGAAGCACCAATCCACATCCTTAAAACTGACACTTAAAATCGGGAACTACTTTGAAGAAAAACCCTGCAACGTTTTTGCAGCGCTCTTTGATGTGCGCCTACCCGACTCTAAAAAGCAAAAAGGGATGAGCTCGTTTTTACAGTAG
- a CDS encoding Uma2 family endonuclease: MCVICDAEKIDDRGCIGAPDLVIEILSPGNTQKEMGIKFDLYEESGVKEYWLVEPQDKVVLVYLLKDGKFQGIKPFIETDEISSAVFPELKFNVRDIFE; encoded by the coding sequence ATCTGCGTTATCTGCGATGCTGAAAAAATAGACGACCGGGGCTGTATCGGTGCCCCGGACCTGGTAATTGAGATCCTCTCACCAGGGAACACTCAAAAAGAGATGGGCATCAAATTTGACCTCTATGAGGAAAGCGGTGTAAAAGAATACTGGCTCGTAGAACCGCAGGATAAAGTGGTCCTTGTGTATCTGTTAAAAGACGGAAAGTTCCAGGGTATCAAGCCCTTTATTGAAACCGATGAAATCAGTTCCGCTGTGTTCCCGGAGTTGAAATTTAACGTGCGCGATATATTTGAATAA
- a CDS encoding AAA family ATPase, giving the protein MEEPIFENRVNLNDLNQAVMKITDEIKKIIIGQDEMVRLIITALLADGHVLIQGVPGVAKTLTAKLVARSVNAVFSRIQFTPDLMPSDVIGTPVFNPADARFEFKKGPVFGHIVLVDEINRAPAKTQAALLEVMEERQVSVDGKTYTMEAPFMVIATQNPIEQEGTYRLPEAQLDRFLFKIEVPYPTEEEELQILSRFHQLGNHNPLDSIRQALTGAQINELRQQVKSILIEEKLLGFIAKLVHHTRNNKAIYLGASPRASLSIMNASKAMAAISGRDFVTPDDVLAVAAPVLRHRIVLSPEKEMEGITENEIIKQMINGLEIPR; this is encoded by the coding sequence ATGGAAGAACCGATTTTTGAAAACCGTGTCAATCTTAACGATCTCAATCAGGCTGTCATGAAAATCACTGATGAAATCAAAAAGATCATTATCGGCCAGGACGAAATGGTCCGGCTGATCATTACCGCATTACTGGCCGATGGGCATGTGCTGATACAGGGCGTGCCCGGCGTTGCCAAAACCCTTACTGCCAAACTGGTAGCACGTTCTGTGAATGCCGTTTTTTCCCGTATCCAGTTCACGCCAGACCTGATGCCCTCCGATGTGATCGGCACACCGGTATTTAACCCGGCAGACGCCCGCTTTGAGTTTAAGAAAGGGCCGGTATTTGGACATATTGTGCTGGTTGACGAAATTAACCGTGCTCCCGCCAAAACACAGGCAGCATTGCTGGAAGTAATGGAAGAACGGCAGGTTTCCGTTGACGGAAAAACCTATACTATGGAGGCTCCTTTTATGGTTATTGCCACGCAAAACCCTATTGAGCAAGAGGGGACCTATCGCCTTCCCGAAGCCCAGCTGGATCGCTTCCTTTTTAAAATTGAAGTGCCATATCCAACCGAAGAAGAAGAACTTCAGATCCTCAGCCGGTTTCATCAACTGGGCAACCATAACCCGCTGGACAGTATACGACAGGCGTTAACAGGAGCACAGATCAACGAGCTGCGGCAGCAGGTAAAATCGATCCTTATCGAGGAAAAATTGCTAGGCTTTATCGCAAAGCTGGTGCACCACACCCGGAACAATAAGGCCATCTATCTGGGCGCCTCACCCCGGGCCTCCCTGTCGATCATGAATGCATCCAAGGCGATGGCCGCAATCAGTGGCCGTGACTTTGTTACACCAGATGACGTACTGGCGGTGGCTGCACCCGTTTTGAGACACCGCATTGTGCTGTCGCCTGAAAAAGAAATGGAGGGTATTACAGAAAACGAGATCATTAAGCAAATGATCAACGGGCTGGAAATACCGAGGTAA
- a CDS encoding MutS-related protein, whose product MDTTSYKVRAEQFSKQASQLKQKSGWLSFFRLLLFAVFIYLLYQSTQTGSTLTILSAVILFIAFLVVVKWYDRLQQKTTYYKALVKYNTDEIAFLDTNQSPYINGKAYQDPHHPYSYDLDLFGEGGLYAHLNRCSTSFGREALANLLLNPDTATILQRQEAIKELAALDDFRQQLYASGSLQENREKELSQLMTWVRAAKTGISKPLYAFLMLFPLITIGSLLYYLFISDSNEVFRIIYSSFVLNLFIAFAFGKKIAAQLTVSSSVNKILAAYKDQLRRIETQAFNTPLLQAYQRQLKQDAPSASRQLHQLASLFEYLESIVNLVVSILLNGLFLFHVHILYRLGVWKKKHGDHIAGWLEVIGQFEALGSLGNFSFNNPGNCFPEINGAPALTATNLGHPLIRAEKRICNDADFQQQKFIILTGSNMSGKSTFLRTVGMNLVLARSGAPVTATRFVFYPFDVYVSMRITDSLQESESFFYAELKRLQTIVEHLKEGNTTFVILDEILRGTNSNDKRNGTIGLIRKMAGFDTFGIIATHDVVVADLIKDYPNYIANKAFESEIINDELVFDYKLKDGVCTKLSASYLMKKLGVIDQ is encoded by the coding sequence ATGGATACTACAAGTTACAAAGTTAGAGCAGAACAGTTTTCTAAACAGGCGAGCCAACTGAAGCAAAAGTCGGGATGGCTCAGTTTCTTCCGGCTCCTGCTCTTTGCCGTTTTCATCTACCTGCTTTATCAATCTACCCAAACGGGCAGTACCTTAACCATTCTATCCGCTGTCATTTTATTTATTGCCTTTCTGGTGGTTGTAAAATGGTATGACCGGCTGCAGCAAAAGACCACTTATTATAAGGCGCTGGTCAAATACAATACAGATGAGATCGCCTTCCTGGATACCAACCAGTCTCCATATATCAATGGGAAAGCTTATCAGGATCCACATCACCCCTACTCCTACGACCTGGATTTATTTGGTGAAGGCGGGCTTTATGCACACCTGAACCGCTGCAGCACTTCTTTTGGCAGGGAAGCGCTGGCAAACCTGCTGCTAAACCCTGATACAGCAACCATTCTCCAGCGGCAGGAAGCGATTAAAGAACTGGCCGCTCTGGACGATTTCCGTCAACAGCTTTACGCCAGCGGCAGCCTGCAGGAAAACCGCGAAAAAGAACTGAGCCAGCTCATGACCTGGGTACGTGCAGCCAAAACCGGCATCAGCAAACCGCTGTATGCCTTTCTGATGCTTTTCCCGCTGATTACTATTGGCAGTTTATTGTATTACCTGTTTATTTCAGACAGCAACGAAGTATTCCGGATCATCTACAGCTCCTTTGTATTAAACCTCTTCATCGCTTTTGCATTCGGAAAAAAAATTGCAGCCCAGCTAACGGTTTCCTCATCCGTAAATAAAATACTGGCGGCCTATAAAGACCAGCTACGGCGGATTGAAACCCAGGCATTCAACACGCCGCTCCTGCAAGCTTATCAGCGACAGTTAAAACAAGATGCTCCTTCTGCTTCCCGGCAGTTGCACCAGCTGGCTTCTTTGTTCGAATACCTGGAATCCATCGTGAACCTGGTCGTGAGTATCCTGCTGAATGGATTATTCCTGTTTCATGTACACATTCTGTACCGGCTGGGGGTATGGAAAAAAAAGCACGGGGATCATATTGCCGGGTGGCTCGAGGTGATCGGCCAGTTTGAAGCATTGGGCAGTTTGGGCAATTTTTCTTTTAACAATCCCGGCAACTGCTTTCCTGAAATAAACGGCGCCCCTGCGCTGACGGCCACAAACCTGGGACATCCCCTGATCCGCGCTGAAAAAAGGATCTGCAATGATGCGGACTTTCAGCAGCAAAAATTCATTATCCTTACCGGCTCCAACATGAGCGGCAAAAGTACGTTTTTACGCACCGTGGGTATGAACCTGGTACTGGCACGCAGTGGTGCGCCGGTAACGGCAACCCGGTTTGTGTTTTATCCGTTTGATGTATATGTAAGCATGCGTATTACGGATTCATTGCAGGAAAGCGAATCCTTTTTCTATGCAGAATTAAAGCGCCTACAAACCATTGTAGAACACCTCAAAGAAGGGAATACCACATTTGTGATCCTTGATGAGATCCTGCGCGGCACCAACAGCAACGATAAGCGGAACGGCACCATTGGCCTGATCCGGAAAATGGCAGGCTTTGATACGTTTGGCATTATAGCTACGCATGATGTGGTGGTGGCCGATCTCATCAAGGATTATCCCAATTATATCGCCAACAAAGCCTTTGAATCGGAGATCATCAATGATGAGCTGGTCTTTGATTATAAATTGAAAGACGGCGTTTGTACCAAGCTCAGCGCCTCCTACCTGATGAAAAAACTGGGTGTCATCGATCAGTAA
- a CDS encoding CPBP family intramembrane glutamic endopeptidase, whose amino-acid sequence MSAIVPMTGIRPVSTATIGAAAALTFIILIFFCHRDKITLKQTGVYFHKQSLPRFLKGFIAGILMVLIWVLLVVWITPVRLSRSAAPGTGAVFSALLLYLLVATREELVFRSYFLTRLATAYGRLAALMIVTAVFILEHRLAGMSWHMAVIGSGMGGLLFGLAAIKTKGIALPLGLHSAWNFGRWMFGLTGSTGIWHYTYTQGSEARGTTTALTMHAIIFLAAIIVLFISGKTANRPFSRTVAKIFK is encoded by the coding sequence ATGTCGGCAATTGTACCAATGACTGGCATCCGCCCGGTATCTACGGCAACAATCGGAGCGGCGGCTGCGCTTACGTTTATAATACTTATTTTCTTTTGCCACAGGGATAAGATAACATTAAAACAGACGGGCGTCTATTTCCATAAGCAGAGCCTTCCCCGTTTTTTAAAGGGATTTATTGCGGGCATCCTGATGGTCCTTATCTGGGTATTGCTCGTTGTATGGATAACGCCCGTCCGATTATCGCGAAGTGCAGCTCCCGGTACCGGTGCCGTTTTTTCTGCGCTGCTGCTTTATCTGCTTGTAGCCACAAGAGAAGAACTGGTATTCCGCTCCTACTTTTTAACACGTTTGGCTACGGCTTATGGTCGTTTGGCCGCATTGATGATCGTGACCGCCGTTTTCATTCTTGAACACCGTTTGGCGGGCATGAGCTGGCACATGGCGGTAATAGGTTCAGGAATGGGTGGGCTTTTATTCGGGCTGGCCGCCATAAAAACAAAGGGGATTGCCCTTCCCCTGGGTCTTCATAGTGCCTGGAATTTTGGTCGCTGGATGTTTGGACTGACCGGCAGTACCGGTATCTGGCATTATACGTATACACAAGGGAGTGAAGCCCGGGGAACAACCACTGCGCTGACGATGCATGCCATTATTTTCCTGGCGGCCATCATCGTCCTCTTTATTTCCGGGAAAACCGCCAACCGGCCCTTTTCACGCACAGTTGCTAAGATTTTTAAATGA
- a CDS encoding DUF58 domain-containing protein, producing the protein MQSFYLNKIVYYIGGALALCFITSYFIPQLYTIASLLLLCLCVTVLVDTLLVYRKRNGIIATRTTPDRLSIGDANQISLHLFNNYPYPVSLSIIDELPAQFQERNWIRYVSLAGNQGTDIHYEVKPLTRGTYTFHDIHVFVTAPLRLVTRRFTIPAQKTTKVYPSFVQMRRFQLLAISNRLQEAGVKRSPRLGHSMEFEHIKEYVRGDDYRTINWKATGRKGNIMVNNYTDERSQQVYCIINKGRVMKMPFEGMTLMDYAINASLVLSNISIVKQDKAGLITFAENLDSFIAADKRPGQISRLLETLYQQETRFLEADYEKLYTVIRNRINSRSLLVLFTNFESIESLQRELPALKKMAHYHLLLVVIFENTAIKGLIESSATNLEEVYIKTIAEKFAFEKRQMIKELQQNGILGILTTPQQLTVNTINKYLELKNRARI; encoded by the coding sequence TTGCAATCCTTTTATCTCAATAAAATCGTTTATTATATCGGCGGTGCACTGGCACTGTGCTTTATCACCAGCTATTTTATACCACAGCTGTACACCATTGCTTCCTTGTTATTGCTGTGCCTCTGCGTAACCGTTCTCGTAGATACCCTGCTGGTTTACCGGAAACGAAACGGCATTATTGCCACACGCACCACACCAGACCGTTTGAGCATCGGCGATGCGAACCAAATCAGCCTGCATCTTTTCAACAATTATCCTTATCCCGTTTCGCTTTCTATTATCGACGAGTTGCCGGCCCAGTTCCAGGAGCGGAACTGGATACGGTATGTATCCTTAGCAGGCAACCAGGGAACGGATATACACTATGAAGTAAAACCGCTCACCCGCGGCACTTACACCTTTCACGATATCCATGTATTCGTTACAGCTCCGTTACGGCTGGTTACCCGCAGGTTTACCATCCCGGCACAAAAAACCACCAAGGTATATCCTTCGTTTGTACAAATGCGCCGGTTCCAACTGCTGGCCATCAGCAACCGGCTGCAGGAAGCCGGTGTAAAACGGTCACCACGGCTGGGGCACAGCATGGAGTTTGAGCATATTAAAGAATACGTACGCGGCGATGATTACCGCACCATCAACTGGAAGGCCACCGGACGTAAGGGCAACATCATGGTGAATAATTACACGGATGAAAGAAGCCAGCAGGTTTATTGCATCATCAATAAGGGGCGTGTAATGAAGATGCCCTTTGAGGGAATGACCTTAATGGATTATGCCATCAATGCCTCGCTGGTGCTCTCCAATATCTCGATCGTAAAACAGGACAAGGCGGGTCTGATCACTTTTGCAGAAAACCTGGATAGCTTTATTGCTGCCGACAAACGTCCGGGGCAGATCAGCCGGCTCCTCGAAACCCTGTATCAACAGGAGACCCGCTTCCTGGAAGCCGATTATGAAAAACTATACACGGTAATCCGGAACAGGATCAATAGTCGCAGCCTGCTGGTGCTCTTTACGAATTTTGAATCGATCGAGAGCCTCCAGCGGGAACTGCCGGCATTGAAGAAAATGGCCCATTATCACCTGCTGCTGGTAGTTATTTTTGAAAACACCGCCATCAAAGGACTCATTGAATCTTCCGCAACAAATCTTGAAGAAGTTTATATCAAGACTATTGCCGAAAAATTTGCCTTTGAAAAGCGGCAGATGATCAAGGAACTGCAGCAGAACGGCATTCTGGGCATTCTTACGACGCCTCAGCAACTCACAGTAAATACCATCAACAAATACCTGGAGCTGAAGAACCGGGCAAGGATCTAA
- a CDS encoding CPBP family intramembrane glutamic endopeptidase — MMTDLDKKDISYTAGFFMLIAFGVGGMFLAGAIGGIAWNLMTGKGLAELAAAVGNPAYLREMQLLQTLQALFGFLAPTLVTASFLSHKPLKLVGFSQKPEGDLVVLSIVLILCGLGVSAGLGHLSYQLPLPVSVKAQFDQWEQVYAAQAAGLVSFKSIPDLLLSILVLALVPAVCEEAFFRGGLQNFMYRGNGNRWMAVIVVSLIFSIVHMSGYGFLSRLALGVILGLIYQLSGNIWLSILAHFINNALAVIAMYLQVQSGKSLAEAMSDKSGSYLGLMAVPVVAVLFMWMNKKIKQKKPADGI, encoded by the coding sequence ATGATGACTGATCTTGATAAGAAGGATATCTCCTATACGGCGGGATTTTTTATGTTGATTGCTTTTGGTGTGGGAGGCATGTTCCTGGCTGGAGCTATCGGAGGTATTGCCTGGAATCTGATGACGGGAAAGGGACTTGCTGAACTGGCAGCGGCTGTCGGAAATCCCGCTTATCTGAGGGAGATGCAACTGCTTCAAACCCTTCAGGCGCTGTTTGGCTTTTTGGCGCCTACACTGGTAACTGCTTCTTTTTTAAGCCATAAGCCGTTGAAACTGGTTGGGTTTAGCCAAAAGCCGGAGGGCGACCTGGTAGTGCTTAGTATCGTGCTCATTCTTTGTGGTTTGGGCGTAAGCGCAGGGCTGGGACATTTAAGTTACCAGCTGCCGCTGCCGGTATCTGTTAAGGCACAGTTTGACCAATGGGAACAGGTTTATGCCGCGCAGGCTGCGGGTCTTGTAAGCTTTAAAAGCATACCCGACCTGCTGCTTTCGATCCTGGTGCTGGCACTGGTACCTGCCGTTTGCGAAGAAGCGTTTTTCCGGGGCGGATTGCAGAATTTTATGTACCGGGGTAACGGAAATCGTTGGATGGCGGTGATTGTGGTAAGCCTGATCTTCAGCATCGTGCACATGTCGGGTTATGGGTTTCTTTCCCGCCTCGCACTGGGTGTGATCCTGGGATTGATTTACCAGTTATCCGGCAATATCTGGCTGAGTATTCTGGCCCATTTTATCAACAATGCCCTGGCGGTGATAGCCATGTACCTCCAGGTGCAATCCGGGAAGTCCCTTGCTGAGGCGATGAGCGATAAAAGCGGCAGTTACCTGGGATTGATGGCTGTGCCGGTGGTGGCCGTTCTTTTTATGTGGATGAATAAAAAAATAAAACAAAAAAAACCGGCCGATGGCATTTAA
- a CDS encoding nuclear transport factor 2 family protein — MNHNATTVVSQFIGDLNNENFSGARNVLHDDFVFEGVLGKREGADLYVKEMSQMKLKYEVLQSFGGGEDVCLWYNIDMNGKKILASGWYHTEAGKIRSFKVVFDPRPLLDSGQK, encoded by the coding sequence ATGAATCACAACGCAACAACGGTGGTATCCCAATTCATCGGGGATCTCAACAACGAAAATTTTTCAGGAGCAAGAAATGTATTGCATGATGATTTTGTATTTGAAGGCGTGCTGGGGAAGCGAGAGGGCGCAGATCTTTACGTAAAGGAAATGTCGCAAATGAAGCTGAAATATGAAGTATTGCAATCTTTCGGGGGCGGCGAAGACGTATGCCTCTGGTACAATATTGACATGAATGGTAAAAAAATCCTGGCCTCCGGCTGGTATCATACAGAAGCAGGGAAGATCCGGTCATTTAAGGTGGTATTTGATCCGAGGCCGTTGCTGGATTCCGGGCAAAAATAA
- a CDS encoding phosphatidate cytidylyltransferase, translating into MAFNWNTFWTRAFTALIFVAVMMAGLLYNEWSFLILISLIHFGCWWEYLQLIEKIFSVSFHPYLKLGFCLTGYHLLLLCCGTLQWFGYTLASSFSLPFLLAGLILLVSGMFRQRIHIKALGAAALGFVYISLSWTLLLLLRYSTEIHIMKEPARHAMSGFFIPVLLIVAIWINDTCAYLVGSMIGKTPLSKISPKKTVEGTVGGMLLCVAAITLILQYWFQWQVLLGVSLIAAVAGTAGDLLESKLKRMAGVKDSGHIMPGHGGFMDRFDSLLVTIPFVWLFLLLLK; encoded by the coding sequence ATGGCATTTAACTGGAATACATTCTGGACAAGGGCTTTTACTGCTCTAATTTTTGTAGCGGTGATGATGGCCGGATTGCTTTATAACGAATGGAGCTTTTTAATATTAATCAGCCTGATCCATTTCGGCTGCTGGTGGGAATACCTGCAGCTGATCGAAAAGATCTTCAGCGTTTCTTTTCATCCCTATTTGAAACTTGGCTTCTGTTTAACGGGGTATCATTTGCTGCTGCTTTGCTGCGGAACGCTACAGTGGTTTGGTTATACCCTTGCCTCGAGCTTTTCATTGCCGTTTCTGCTGGCCGGACTGATATTGCTGGTGTCAGGGATGTTCCGGCAGCGCATTCATATAAAGGCCCTGGGCGCAGCGGCGTTGGGTTTTGTTTATATTTCGCTGAGCTGGACCCTGTTGCTGTTGCTGCGGTATTCGACCGAAATTCATATTATGAAGGAGCCTGCCCGGCATGCAATGTCGGGTTTCTTTATACCCGTTTTGCTGATCGTGGCCATATGGATCAACGACACCTGTGCCTACCTGGTTGGTTCGATGATCGGGAAAACGCCCCTTTCAAAGATTTCTCCCAAGAAAACCGTGGAAGGAACCGTTGGTGGGATGCTGCTTTGTGTAGCCGCCATTACACTGATCCTGCAATACTGGTTTCAATGGCAGGTACTGCTGGGTGTTTCGCTGATAGCCGCGGTTGCAGGTACCGCGGGTGATCTGCTGGAATCAAAGCTGAAGCGGATGGCGGGTGTAAAGGACAGCGGCCATATTATGCCCGGACATGGCGGTTTTATGGACCGGTTCGATTCCCTGCTGGTAACCATTCCTTTCGTATGGTTGTTCCTGTTACTTCTCAAATAA
- a CDS encoding helix-turn-helix domain-containing protein, with amino-acid sequence MPIIINLDVMMARRKMSLNELSEKVGITLSNLSILKNGKARAIRIETLEAICRALDCQPGDIIEYRKENA; translated from the coding sequence ATGCCCATCATCATTAATTTAGACGTCATGATGGCCCGCCGGAAAATGTCGCTCAACGAGCTGAGCGAAAAAGTGGGCATTACGCTTTCCAATCTTTCTATCCTGAAAAACGGCAAAGCCCGGGCTATCCGCATTGAAACGCTGGAAGCAATCTGCAGGGCACTGGATTGCCAGCCCGGCGATATTATTGAATACCGGAAAGAAAATGCATAA
- a CDS encoding DUF2975 domain-containing protein → MKSQPAIGMLKVLAYIGFYLLIFFTALFLVKSMLNVAGIKPDFRSGNFRELSLNVRSFGSATSPVITNAGATAKYEQVNSRYVVSVHPNTPAGYYTVFIKTVYMALGIWVLWLFIRVLKSINKGESPFHLKIIRYLRLMALAFILNDVIKALDYLVEGRILRQLFPAMHFQLETEIGNGLITGLIIWVIAFVYASGVKLQTDQALTI, encoded by the coding sequence ATGAAGTCGCAGCCTGCTATCGGAATGTTAAAAGTGCTTGCTTATATCGGTTTTTATCTGCTGATCTTTTTCACGGCTTTATTTCTGGTGAAATCGATGTTGAATGTAGCCGGCATAAAGCCGGATTTCCGGTCCGGTAATTTTCGTGAGCTTAGCTTAAATGTCCGGTCCTTTGGATCTGCGACATCACCGGTGATTACAAACGCCGGAGCCACGGCCAAATATGAGCAGGTAAACAGCCGGTATGTGGTCAGCGTTCATCCCAATACACCGGCAGGCTATTATACCGTATTTATAAAAACAGTGTATATGGCTTTGGGCATATGGGTTCTGTGGCTTTTTATACGGGTACTAAAAAGCATCAACAAAGGCGAATCGCCCTTTCACCTAAAGATCATCCGTTACCTCCGCCTGATGGCCCTGGCTTTTATTTTAAATGATGTTATTAAGGCGCTCGACTACCTGGTTGAGGGCCGGATATTGCGGCAGCTGTTCCCGGCCATGCATTTTCAGTTAGAAACAGAAATTGGAAATGGTTTAATCACGGGTTTAATCATCTGGGTCATTGCCTTTGTATATGCAAGCGGAGTAAAACTGCAAACTGACCAGGCGCTCACTATTTAA